A stretch of DNA from Cryptomeria japonica chromosome 4, Sugi_1.0, whole genome shotgun sequence:
TCACCTTTTTATCATAGTTGAGGAAGTAGACGTTTCTAAGCCTCAACTGTCAATGGCAATTGGACTGAGCTTACAACATTTAATTGGTATGGTAAAGGGTCTAATTTGTGGAAGATAGTGCAATGCGTCCAaaatatttgatcttgaataacgaTTTGAGATCCTAGGCCATTAAGAGGAAATTATCTGAAGAGAACATACTTCGGAAAGACCAGAGGTACTTGGATGTCACTGCACTACTTGTGGGAAAGCAACTTTGGAAATGGACAATTTGTTATGTTCCCTTTTTGAAATGGCATGGGAGTGGCATTGAATGAGTGAACTGTCAGCATAGGAATAATTAAGATTGGTCAAATCCCGAAATAAGGCTCATGAGTCAATTAAGTGTCCTTTAAATAAAGAggaatttatcagttaattgccgAAGGAACTTGTTAGTCAGAGTGCCATCAATTGAGGACTGGATTACCTATGATTGAGGAAGCATGGAGTACATAGGCAGTGCTAGGAGGAAAATTAAATGACACTTGAAATCTGACAAAACAAAACTCATTTCTTGTCCTGGGCTGGATGTTGTGTTTTGTTGAGATCAAGCTTCTTGAGGATAGAAAACCTTAAGCAGCAGACCACCATTCAGACCAACATCTGGAATACCAGTAGTGTCCAGTTCTGCATGTGGGTGTGTTTAGTGCACTGTATTAGTTTGATAAAACTCAACTTGCTTATATGCTGTtttaaagaaatattaaaaaatacaaaaatatttattGCTGTAGTATTTCTGGGTATTTCTGGGTTTGTCATATTATTGCTGTACTATTTCTGGATGTTTCTGGGTTTGTTTTATTACTGCTGTAATATGTCTAGGTTCTTTTATGAGCATTTAGTAGAGGTTATTACATCTTGTCTATGGTCAGACCATATTCACCATTGAATACTCATTGTATAAGAGAAGTAAGATGGGTAATGGGCAACAAACAAAGCATGTTCAAAGATATTTTCCATTGCCGCATTGGCTAAGAGCATATTATGCTCCAACTCTGGCAATCATGCTCAAGACGGCCAATTGACAGAGCCACTTCTACAACCAATCATCTTGTGCTCAAGGCACTATCAGGCATTTGCAGGGAGCCGCTTGAAAGCATGTATAACAATGGCAAGCAAATGGCAATGTCTTTCTGGTAGGAATCACCAGTCATGCACTTAGTGAGCAAGAGCATAGCATGGTACTCCAGAGAGATATTGTCATTGGGCTCCTATAGAAATAAGTTGATTAATGTACCGCATAACCCTTCAAGACTTTGAGCTAACTTAAGATCGTGACTACTACTTATCTACAGCAGAAGCCAAAGCAAGAATTCCCATAACCACAGCACCAATGTGTAGGCATCTAATATACCACCCATGCAAGTAACACCTCCTCCATATAAAACTATTACACTTAATTTAGCTACCAAAAGTTACCAAGCAGAAATCAAGCATTTGTGTACAAGAATGAACGTTTTAGCATATTGCAACATATCCTTATTAAATACCTAAAAAGGCTATGATACAACCCTAAAACTACCTCTTACAGTGTATAAACTTACCTGGTAATTCCGAAACCAGATGTGATTATCAACAATGGAGAAAACAAAGACATGATCGAAGAAAGGCTTTGCTTTCCTGTGATCTTTTGGTGTGCCAAAGATCTGCAAAGAACCAGTACAAATGTCAACATATAAAATTTTCTCACCAATAGTGACACCATAGTTATAAACTTATAACTGCATAACAATGATGAATCTGAAAGAGATTTTGACAGTCAATAAATAGCATTTAAGGAAACTGAAACTACTGAATACACAATAAATCAACCATTCCATGTCTTCAAAATCAGAAAATCGTTTAAAGCAAAAAATCTTCAGTAACTGTTGGACACATACTGGTCACCTTATTCcttaaacaaaaatcaaaaaattgccCTCCTGGTTTTTGTCATGCCTGTTAGTGGAAAGATTTTCTTCCAGATTATCTACCTGTTTCATGTTTACCTAAGAGAGAATCATAGCAGTGACCTTCTCTCATCTTTCACAGTATATTCTAAATCTGTTCTAAGAAACTAATTATGGTAAGCATCAACAAAGATACTAGAATACTTCATAATTTAAGCCAAGGTACAGAAAAAAAATGCGTTTTCACAATCCACATTAAACAATGTTCAAAAACTTCCCATTCAAGGGTTAATAGATTCTtcaagaaaaataaagcaaagaaaatgtaAGGCTCCACATAGAGTAGTATTTTTTTATGGGGCTTTGAAAGGTAACCTGGGAATAGAAAGTGCAGGATATGTAGGAGGAATTTGAACTAGGGGGTATGAAACCTTTGGGCCTAAAGACAAACAATGAAGCAAAATGGGAAGCCCTAAGAGCAGATATCCAAGTGACATTTATGACAGGCAATAGAGAGAAAAATTGAAGGAAGTTCTCAAATAATGGTAAATGCATTGAATAAAGCTTATTGCCCAAATTGAAAACTACGAACTCTATTAGAAGAAATGTTGCCTTGGATAAAAAAATTGACAATGTGAAGGTGAATAATTGCTTTAGAGAGCAGAATGGCATAGCTGATTTTCTTGCAAACCAACGTATAAATCTAATAGAATATTCTTCTGTGGAAAGTACTGATATATCTGATTTGCTCAACGCCTTCAATGAATAAGAGATCAGGTTATTTGCTATATTGCTCATAATGGCAAGTGAATACTAAGGAGATTGCGGTGTCCATTTTGTATGCATAGAGAAAGGAATTTGATAAATGAAAACAAGAATATTTTATGTTCTGAGATGCTGTAACAGTAAAAATAAGATGAGATATTCAATCTTATTGTTGGTGTGTGGTTGCTGCATTATTGGTCTGGGGGTATTGGATATCGAGTGCTACAACTTCTGGAAGCTTTTTCTGGGTGGGATTGTTATAGTAGCAACTGGTAAAGCAACTAAGATCCTTTGAGCTCTGGATAAGTTACAGACCAACTGCTTGAAAGTTCGAAACTAAGGTTTTTAAAGCCATTTTGGAAGCTGGTGGTTTAGAGGACGGTAAGGTTCAAACTCGAACCATGATTTTAAACGAACACTTCAGCTAGCAGTTCACAACAAGGAGATAAGGAGAGCATTCAAGCTATGTTGATGTGTCTGCAAGAGGAGGTGGTTTATGGGGGTGAAGTAATGAAGGAAAAATAAGAGAAGTCCGTTAGAGATGAGAAAGGCAAACAGAAAGTGGAGGATGCCAAAGTGGAATTTAGGGCAATGCAAGAGGAGGTTAGAGATCTAATCGCAAATGTCCATGCCCTTTAAGGATTTGAACTTGGATTCATAATTAAAAAAACATGGCGATTACTAATCACAGAGACATCTTAGAGATTTCCAATGGTTTTTAAAGCCATCTGGGAGCTGGTGGTTTAGAGGATGGTAAGGTTCAAACTCAAACCATGATTTTAAACGAACACTTCAGCTAGCAGTTCACAATAAGGAGATAAGGAGAGCATTCAAGCTATGTTGATGTGTCTGCAAGAAGAGGTGGTTTATGGTGATGAAGTAATGAAGGAAAAATAAGAGAAGTCCACTAGAGATGAGAAAAGCAAACAGAAAGTGGAGGATGCCAAAGTGGAATTTAGGACAATGCAAGAGGAGGATAGAGATCTAATGGCAAATGTCCATGCCCTTAAAGGATTTGAACTTGGGTTCCTAATAAAAAAACATGGTGATTAATAATCACAGAGGCATCTTGGAGATTTCCGATGGATATACCTTGCCACTACTGGAAAATGATATTCTAAACAGGGATATATCTATGGTCTTCAGTTTTCTGGGCTGGAAAAGGAAGTAGGTCTATTTTGCAAATAATGAAGTTCATGCTTATATCTAGGAATGCAGTTTATAACTGAGCATATGATCACTGGTACTCGGCTCAGGCAGGTGGCAGCATGGCTAGTTGAGGTTTGGCTGAACTTATATGATATGAACATTTTTATCTCTCTTGGCTACACCTAGGTGGTGGGTGGTACTAGTTGTTCTCTGTTATTATGCCTTTTAAGTTTTATGTTATATAGGTTGTGATAATCATGCTTCATTAACATTGCTATGCCCATGTATAAGGTTGTTCACGCAGTTTTAGTTCTCTATATGGTTTTAACGTATGCTGTTAACAGAGAGAAGGCTCCATATACAAAACCCCAATAATATATCTAAATAAATTGCTCAAAAACTTTCCGCCAATACaaaaactaatatgttgcagggaTGTTATATCCTATGTGCCTTTGCTATTATGAAACAACACATAAATCAAACTTAACCAAACTAATATGCCCTGCAAAAAGATGCGGTTAGCTCCCTTCAAGGTTATTCCTAGAACAAGCAATCAGCTAACAAATTCAAGTAGGTAATAAAAAGCCCATTTAACCAGCAAATTTCCAATTCATGTGGTGCtttatcaagatttatgaaaaatttgaagattaaaaagataaaaatactattaaatattaaaaagtcaCTGTTGGAACACATTAGTGTAAGTATTAAAATAATTTCCAGTTTTTTATCACAACTAAACCTTATTTTAGTCAATCTTATTGACCTATGTTTTTTGACCAGTGGTTCACAAGAAGCATCTATCACATACATGAATAATCCATATAGCACAACAGTTGcaaaaggttttgcaaatgggtaGCAAGCGAAGTGGACTTGATCATGAAGGGAACTCGACGTTTAAGCACACTTAGTTGAACTAGTGGGATGGGTGACCTTCCAAGAATTCCCAATGTTTCACCCTTGTGACCATCCCCTAGAGTGCAATGAGTGCCCTATGGATCATTCATGCTAACAAGAGATggattcttgtgaaccactactctcAAAATATAGGTCAATGGGTGACTCAAAAACTATGCAAATAAATCATCACATTATTTGACACAATGAGAAAAACCACCTACATGATAATGAATGAGCTAAGAAGCACTATAATGAACAATTCATAAATCACAACACTTGAAGGCTTTGCAAATGGGGTAGAAAGATAAGTAGGCTTGGTCTTTAGGGAAACTCCATGGTTTAAGAATTCTTGAGTCAAAGTAGGATTAACAAGTGACCTCTTGGGAAGTCTCAATGCTTCCCCATATGAGCATCACCGAGATTCAACAAATGATATGTAGACCAATCATGCTCACCAGATAGATGCCTATGAATCACTAGTCATGAAATATGGGTAATATGGATAGAGGAGATTGACTCAAAAACCATGCAACTAAATCTTTAATAGAACATCACATAATTTATGTACCGTGGAAAAGCACCTACTAGATAATGGATGAACTAAGCAGTGCCACAATGAagggttcataaggcacaacactagTCAAAGGTTTTGAAAATGTGATAGAAAGCTAAATAGGCTTGATCTTGAGGAAATTTTATGGTTCAGTGTGCTTGAGTTTTAGTATTGGGACGGGTTACCTCCCAAAAAGTCATGATGTTTCACCCATGTgggcatcacctagatgcaatgagtgctataTGGACCATTCATGTTCATGAGAGATGGGTTGTTGTGAACCAAAATTCATAAAATATAGGTAAGGGATTGACTGAAAAACTAAACAATTAAATCCTGAAAAAACATCACATAATTTGACAAACTAAAAAATACCTCCTGCTTGTAAAATTTCCAATTCTTCTAGTTGTGTATTTTCCCTTTCtattaaaatagttttaaaatttGACTTTCCAAATTTTTGTCAGCAGCATGTAAATGAATTCTTAATGTAACATGGAATAAAAAGAatccctttacaacaccatattaCCAAATATCAGCAATTCTAAATTTCTACTCTTTAACAGGAAATCGCTTGAAGTTTGATAGCTTTTCCAAAACCATTGAGAACATGCAACTGCATATTTCCATAACATGGAATATAAATATTGAAAAAAATTGTGACATATCCTACTTGAGTGATAATCTCTTTCAAGAGCTGCCAATGAGGTTGTGTATCAAAATCTGATGCAAATGTCAGAATAGGTCGTGAACCTTTAAGATGGTTCCCTGTCAGCTTGAGTTCTTCCATTGTGTGAACTGCAGATAATAGCATAAAAATTATCAAATAACTTTAACCATTAACACCCAACACAGAGTAGAAACATTCATGAAACTATTATTAGTTATTTCTTGGAAACCATATTATATGCATGATAAGctgaaatcaaaatttaatttacaaGCTGACAGTAAACATTAAACTCTACAATACAAATGAAGCACACGATCAAAAATTTCCAAGATCAATAAAATATAGCAATATGATACATTCCTACAGCTATAACTTTTTTTTTTCCATCCCTCATTATTTAAAATGAAAACTAATTAGCTTTCTGAAGGTCCATTTAGGTATGAAGTTACCAGACCTACAGGGCAGCTGAGCTTACCAGCATTAACCAAAAATTTAACTGAAGGCCCATTTGGGCACTTTGCCATCCACAAGTAGAGGTCTTTACGCTTCCTGcactgaagaaaatataaaatttaaattagtacAAATCATATACAAAAATAATCATTAGATGTTGCTTCTGGCAAAACCTCCCGTAAaattagttttcattaaaacaaACGAAGGAAAGAAGCTCTGGAAAGCTCGCTTCATAAAAGAACAGAAGAGCTGGTAAACTGTTTCATAAAGAGGGTTTTCTGACATCAAAGAAAATGTATAGCACAAAGAAGTTTGATGATTCTTCTTAAAACTGAGTTCAACTAACAGAATGTAGGATGCATTTAATGGAACCTCAATTCTTCAAAGTTGCAAACTACAAATTGGAAAGTGCACACTGGGCAAGCAATTCTTAAAACAAAAGGAATGCCCAAGCATGCAATGGGTAAATAGAAAGTTGCCCTGTTCTGCACCTAACTGCCAATTCAAAGCCCAAAtacaaatatttcctaaaaaatcagagCCAATATATACACAGTATGAAGTCCCTGCAGTAAATATATATGAGAAGAGATATTGGCAAGTTAAAACAAATAAACCAAAGCTATTGAGGAGGAATCAGAATTAAACCTAGATCACACATAGCTAAACCCTAAGAAAGTCAATACAATACATGACAGATGAAATCATCATTGAACAGCTTGTGCTCCTTAACGACAAAAGCATGCAAAAGAAAAATCAGCAAAATAACAATGGTAGATCTAAAGAGTAAAAATCTTTAGGAAAAACTGGTAGAAGATTTCTATGCAGTTGTTCCAAAAACTTTGTACTCTTCATCTCATAAAATGTGAAAACCTTATGTTCTTAACCATAGATTCTTCATTGAGTGAATTTCCTATAGGCAAAATTCAAATTCTGGCACATATCTAAAAAACCTTTCAGCTATGTTTATTTCTGTTCTAACTATACTTTGGCATTAATAATGTTGCCTTAAACATTTATGGTGCTACTCCAATTTGTTTATCAAGCAATATAGCAACGCTTACAAAGGGCCACATTTATTGACTTACAGAAAAAACAATAGAGCATCACATTTCCTTTGCAAATCATTTTTTATTCCTGATAGCCAGAAAATGGCTCTCAAATTAACATGAAAGAAATCCATATCAGGGACCACTGATTTCAGACAACCCCCATAAGTATCTCAGTTGGAAAGACAAAATACATACGAGTAATATAGAACTGCCACCTTTCATTGTTCACATACCTCAAAGAAGAGACAGCCCGTACAATTCCTAAGTTCCACCAGCTCATTCAAAGTGGCACCCTTGTTTTCCTTGGACTCAACCTTATTATCCTTCTTGCAATGGGGTAACAGGGAAACTATATCCATCATCAAGTGCCGATATCTACAAACAAATCCAAATCCCAATATTTCAGTCTTTCAGACATGCTTAAAAATGCTGTTGACAATAttaaaagcagaaaaataaaatatatgcCAGCTGCTGCTTGTTGATTAAACTTCCATTCAATATAATACAGATAGGTAAAAAGCATTCAAGGAATTGTAGAGTAACTGTAATGAGTATGGATTGGTAGTAATGTCAAAAAGTGTAACCGTAATGAGTATGGATTGGTGATAATGTCAAAAGAATGGCAGTATGATGGTAATGAAAGATAACATGGCAACTGAATCCTCATCAAATgccaatttctacaaccaaattcaaTGCCCAAAATTGGGAATTGTTTGATTGATTACTCAGGATATGTTCAATTGTAATGTAGACTGAATAATGCATACAGATAGGTAATAGCATCCAAGTAATTTTAGTCTAACTGTAATGGATGTAATTCAAAAATGAGTTGTGTTCAAATGGTAATGGGGTAAAATGGCAACAAAAACTATCATCAAGTGCCAACGTCTACAAGCAAGTCCAATCCCCAGGATTCTAGACATTGTTCACAAATGTTTTGGACAatataaaagaagaaaagaaaaacataTGGACACTGCTTACTTATTTATTGAGAAACATATTCAATTGTAATACATATGGACACTGCTTACTTATTTATTGAGAAACATATTCAATTGTAATACAGATTGGATAAGGTAATACAGATAGGTAATTATATCCAAGGGGTTGTAGTGTAATTGAATGGATATGTACTGATAATATCGTCAAACGGGTTGCAACCTACAGGCAATGGGGTACCAGTGCAACTGAATCTGTCATCAAGTTCCAAAATCTACAAGCAAATCCAATCCCCAAAATTCTAGCTGCCGCTCGCCAATATTCCCAACAATATACAACAAGGCGGATAAAAAACAGTTGAGATTGGTTTCTTATTTGTGGAAAATGAATTCAATTGTACTGCAGATCGGATGAATCCAAGAAGTTGCCAAGCACAAGTAAAATTGTGTCAAGTTGCCCTGTTGCAATAAGGACAATAATTACTCCGGGTGACATGTGGTAAGCTTCTTCTCTAACTATTATGAAGTCTATCAATCGGAGAAATAACTCCAGCCTACGTGTGGTTAAGTTGTGAGGTGATCTTCTGGCACAACCAAGCAAGCACAATTGGAGTTTACAAATATTAAAAATGCGGTCCAAGCATATCCACCGCTGAGTTATATTGCAGCTCATAACCTTGCCCAAATTGACAAGGTTCATAAAAAACATGTACGGTGACTGGAAGTGTTTTCTAACCGAGAAACCAAAAAAGAAGGGGATTTAGAGATTACCGGTAAACAATGCGTCGTGAACATATGACCAAGATCTTCTCCCTGTTGCGAAATATTCGTTTTTCTGAGTCATTTGCAAtgttctctttatctttctcttcTTGAGGTGGTGCTTTCCATCCGAGAAGAGTTCGCTTAGGACGTACATTTTCCTCCTCCTTTGAGGTTTGAATTTCTTCTGATTTTTCTGGTTGCTTCCGCTTCTTACCCATCTTTCAGTTCAAATATGCCTCAACAATATATCTCCAACGAAAAAAATAAGAACCTTTAGACCCAGCCAAAAGCCTAATAATACCCTTAAACTCTAGGGCGAAACTCAAAATTTATGAACAGAGCCTGCAATAGATTCATATATAAATGGAATGACTGAAAATAAATTTGACACTCGAGACTAAAATCAAAGACTAGAAACAATAGTGAATATCTCGATGTCTGCATTCTTTTAGGTTTTAGGTAATTGAAGCTTTAccatttttatttagattttaagTCTGGGGCATTTAACAAGTGTTTTTAAATCCTTAACATTGATTTCTCTTAGTTATTGTTTTTTTCCCGGTAATTGtaggagagaggaggagagatgtGATATTGTGAGATCAAATCACACTTAAGGGCGTGATTAATTGTATACACATTAAATTAGTTGGAATTTGGATagataattttaataaatatagaATATTAGATGTAAGGGTTTAGGGTTGTTTAGTTTTAAAATGGATGATAGaagaataatattgataatgttttaaattgatttattattttgtttgatgttgtttttGGAGTAGATTGTGTGAGTGTGATTGAAACGTTGATCAAAAAGACACTCACACAGTCTATTCCACTAACCAAAtttatggattgtgaaaatcttatatcattgattcatcatttttttaaaattaattgtctTGATCTAATGCATGTGTCAAAATTTAAAACTAGCATAGCAAATGATAAAAGTCGATCTCGAGTGTTGCAAAACCTAATTTGACAAGTTAAATTGATTTATCACATGAACGACAAAATGTGTGTTCGAAGAACAACTTGTTTATGCCTTTGTGGTATGTAAATTTGTTAAGGTGGTGTCTAGCAGCATTATTTAAGAGTTTGCCTACTCGATATGTGAATGTGTTCTCCTAGGTCAAACTCCTTAGTAGTTAAGATTGATAATAATGAGCAATATCAAAACACTATACACAAACATGTAAATGGTCTATGTGATGATGATGGGATCTAATTCTTTATTATCTTTTAGAAAACGCAAGGCTTCCTTACAAACTTCATACTTCGCATTTAAAAAATCCTTCTTGTGTGGCTGCTCTTGTGGGTCTTTGGAATTCTATCCCCAATCCTAAAGAGGGTGACTCTTATAGGGAATGGTGGCACTATGCTATTTCACAATGCACTGAATTCCTACGAGCCTTTGGAAAGAGAATGGTATTGCAACGTAACGTAGGGAAAAATCTCTCAAAGGAAAGCTTGAACATAATAGAAAATTATTGAATATCAAGCCAGATGACATAAATCTGCAATCTTCTATAGCTTCTTTGGAAGCACAAATTTGAAAAATGGACAACTATAAGGGTCAAGGTGCAAAAATCAAAGCTAGATTACATTGGGCTAAGGAGGGTAACAGGGGCTCCAAATGTTTCTTAGTTTCCTTAAACACAAACATAAAAAAGAGTATATTGGGGCAATTCAAGATGAGAAGGGCCTTCTTCacacaaaagaaaaagagattACAACCTTGTTTCATAAATATTATTAGAATCTTTTTAAAGAAGATTAACTTTGGTATGATGTTCAAACTATTTTGGAAGATATTATAAAAGATCATATCCCAAAGAAATTGGATGCTAATTATAGCCAATTTTTAGATAGCAACCTCTCCGTTAAAGATCTTGAGCATGCTATTTTTTTCTATGGCTACTAATAAAAGGCCAGGTATAGATGGACTTTCGGTGGAGTTCTATCAAACAATGTGGTAATTCATTAGAGATGATTTTTATACGTTGTATTTAGAAGCTTTGGAGTCACGCTCGTTAGGGCCATATATTAATAGGGGTCTCATCAAATTAATTCCTAAAGGAAAGAATTAAGATACGATTGTTGGATGGCATCCTATTACCTTGCTTAAAACATCTTACAATTTATTGCCAAAGCTCTTGCTACAAGGATTAAACGTGTGGCTCAAGGTATTGTTAGAGTTGAGCAAACGGGGTTCCTTAGAGGGAGATGTATTCTTGATAACCTTATTCTCACATGGGAAATTTTAGAATGGGCTAAACAATCAAGTCAAAATGCTATCATAATCAAATTGGATTTTGATAAGGCATATGATAGAATGCGTTGGAGATAATTCCTCCTCAAAATGTTGCAATGGTTGGGGTTTGGCTCCAAGTTACGTAAACATGTTGAAAtgctgtataaagatgtcagtgcTCAACTAATAGTTAATAATGAGATATTTGACACCTTCCCACTTCAACACTTAATTATACAAGGATGTCATTTATCTCATTTTCTTTATGTCTTGGATGTTGATGCACTTGGTTATTTGATGCAAAAATACAATCAGATGGGTTTAATCAAGGGTATCTCTCCTCCTTGTAATGTTGTGGTCATGAATTCACATTTTGTTGATGATAGCATGCTTTTTCTTCAAAATTCAGAAGATATTTTGAATGCTATGCATGTTATTAATCT
This window harbors:
- the LOC131875519 gene encoding ribosome biogenesis protein BRX1 homolog 1-like gives rise to the protein MGKKRKQPEKSEEIQTSKEEENVRPKRTLLGWKAPPQEEKDKENIANDSEKRIFRNREKILVICSRRIVYRYRHLMMDIVSLLPHCKKDNKVESKENKGATLNELVELRNCTGCLFFECRKRKDLYLWMAKCPNGPSVKFLVNAVHTMEELKLTGNHLKGSRPILTFASDFDTQPHWQLLKEIITQIFGTPKDHRKAKPFFDHVFVFSIVDNHIWFRNYQITVPHHGTEKIERGGLDKMTLIEVGPRFCLNPIKIFGNSFTGQTLYENPFYISPNQIRAAEKRKKAGKYAKKIKAKQRRKVHELENKLEPDEFADMWNE